Proteins from a genomic interval of Sugiyamaella lignohabitans strain CBS 10342 chromosome C, complete sequence:
- the DOP1 gene encoding Dop1p (Golgi-localized, leucine-zipper domain containing protein; involved in endosome to Golgi transport, organization of the ER, establishing cell polarity, and morphogenesis; detected in highly purified mitochondria in high-throughput studies; GO_component: GO:0005794 - Golgi apparatus [Evidence IEA]; GO_component: GO:0000139 - Golgi membrane [Evidence IEA]; GO_component: GO:0005737 - cytoplasm [Evidence IDA] [PMID 14562095]; GO_component: GO:0005768 - endosome [Evidence IDA] [PMID 20477991]; GO_component: GO:0016020 - membrane [Evidence IEA]; GO_component: GO:0005739 - mitochondrion [Evidence IDA] [PMID 14576278]; GO_component: GO:0005739 - mitochondrion [Evidence IDA] [PMID 16823961]; GO_component: GO:0005802 - trans-Golgi network [Evidence IDA] [PMID 16301316]; GO_function: GO:0003674 - molecular_function [Evidence ND]; GO_process: GO:0006895 - Golgi to endosome transport [Evidence IMP] [PMID 16301316]; GO_process: GO:0000902 - cell morphogenesis [Evidence IMP,ISS] [PMID 10931277]; GO_process: GO:0007029 - endoplasmic reticulum organization [Evidence IMP] [PMID 16301316]; GO_process: GO:0015031 - protein transport [Evidence IEA]; GO_process: GO:0006810 - transport [Evidence IEA]) has protein sequence MPHSPTNKPDPKWKQFVSAVDRALATWESVQEWADYISFLGKLHRALKGGQGQAFVQIPSARIVAFRLATCLDPGLPSGVHQKTLEVYNSVFDILNGQELHFQIHLWLPGLLPLMSYGSINVKPLLIELFERHILPLPSLRSILKPLLLSFLPGIDDETSESFDEVLKLIEDIKLKVNDDSHFWQCLFLVIISSKDRRPGALIWANRKFPSFAAISQSIDVDSLVGNIPAAYQALSYDAQMAVSPETGLLMRAFSRGLQDEHLLVQRGFLELLVKNLELQSPVLQAIASKDDLKLLVISACSTVLRRDMSLNRRLWIWLLGPEPITTDSPSSGPHYSRAEYFAKFALEPLTTGLLEMIESDPEVPAERTRPYKICLSILDRWEIGTSVVPKILLPVIKSVQRYSNANRSDAEYEEVLRSAGALFDGVEAINIWSDVLNLILSGGDENMQLVLFILQVFNIRDEEMIVNHLPMILLALLYKEDRSDVWFKITSLILDAIPDRAFLPIHHADQTVNDESNASPLERIQEYYKLTSDEAVLPFSPGTLSLLLLNRLAELTQSELEKLHQSHSNQIDSAVDVYITANGPSETGSNTVDSAETAATSNNEDDASASAGAGELAALLSSLLEKIPEQQSWRNHGLVNALINLGQPISYTTLSGVITLFITIYDSFNEEEVDEFLFSIAKVLFAQLSTSSNKHQVEIVQAIWAIQEKLDDQRVESALVTVVSEPGHDPLIKVRVFSILWQHSINRVNAKVILERYLFFVLDLLSEEDDGGDIATLVHHWLKCVVTSGTAKQLLDFIIIHLLETNESGDIRSVIYYLDTLIRVLSSNAALRSTYANEELTGKKYPLVIFHEIERIMYRSADSNDRDSQHALNSCLELLDITEVKQESRLLDHSMLLLSVLGYFYGSRDIESLPQVSILRLLSKFLLQLNNVSPIWKQIYSSDLFAAENTDSGRDEVAKKSLPKTLFQCLVNGLSSSKNEYVVRAWADFLKDILPLFGQGVIQVIIPLVECLCKAISQSFDETRSSLFENKSDKNKSIETAVFYPYMDALEHLLVTAHEKVDSQDWRGVSAKNNNDPSFFGNVISGVFAVESPISRPAAANDRLTVLLCFQDAVRTSYNVWKCAEQSCKPSHDPTDSVVFVLSPLKSRSRKLLAKLYSLETLEMLECFIELSRSSGGDVFKVLHVLDGSRPKLTIPYLFNALISRMNSSSLEPADKSTLTTDLTDTEIMEFLINYLKSLENDTIEEVWYECMGFVREVYNNQSLYRMVIPSVLRFTAKMAEKVDAVKFGSQRKVRKDLSDLFLKLLHFALNTRSAVTVEANITNGETVSTGATGASAPALSEKDIDDGSVDTSVPSTPHMSSSTTSLALQYNQGTSGSSSLKQEDLIKALEQIVPSLRLIINDQDKTLTAITSITTNLVTPALRQKNYSNVSPSLMSLLKTITHLPSTLKAWKGIVGDAFLDPRFLGISMSQASELWQPVISKWSQFDKERIKDYVSRISSYGTNSNVLFNWSDQESSIQSQNLDRLAYLFICGTGDGFAFSFKDLMTKFELLSVGRNTQHVYLCLRAIILSVDPSHLAPVWTFLYSHLSSTFLDFLDQDKNVDLETLVAACRLLDTTLVLNPEEFQSYEWLFISDSMDAIFRNEDRDPSGIVDRISASKLLPPAQTVSGWRAYLPPAAGAPPQTPWLLSLRSSRC, from the coding sequence atgccccaCTCCCCAACTAACAAACCAGATCCCAAGTGGAAACAATTTGTGTCAGCCGTTGACCGGGCCCTTGCGACTTGGGAGAGTGTTCAGGAATGGGCTGATTATATCTCATTTTTAGGGAAATTGCATCGTGCGTTGAAAGGTGGTCAGGGCCAGGCGTTTGTTCAGATCCCGTCGGCTCGGATCGTGGCGTTTAGGCTCGCTACTTGTTTGGATCCTGGTCTGCCTTCGGGGGTTCATCAGAAGACTTTAGAGGTTTATAATTCGGTTTTTGATATCTTGAATGGCCAGGAATTGCATTTTCAGATCCATTTATGGCTGCCTGGCTTGCTGCCTCTTATGTCGTATGGCAGTATCAATGTTAAACCTCTGTTGATAGAACTGTTTGAACGCCATATTCTGCCGCTTCCTTCTTTAAGGAGTATTTTGAAGCCGCTGTTATTGTCGTTTCTTCCGGGAATTGATGATGAGACAAGTGAATCTTTTGACGAGGTGCTGAAACTTATTGAGGATATCAAGTTAAAGGTAAATGATGACTCGCATTTCTGGCAGTGTCTGTTTTTGGTAATTATTTCTTCTAAAGATAGACGACCGGGTGCTTTGATTTGGGCTAATCGTAAGTTTCCGTCATTTGCTGCTATATCTCAGTCAATTGATGTTGACAGCTTAGTTGGAAATATCCCGGCTGCATACCAGGCACTTAGTTATGATGCTCAGATGGCGGTCAGTCCAGAGACTGGTCTGTTAATGAGAGCGTTTAGTAGAGGATTACAGGATGAGCATTTATTAGTACAAAGAGGTTTTTTGGAGTTATTAGTTAAGAATTTGGAACTACAGTCGCCTGTTTTACAGGCCATTGCATCTAAAGACGACTTAAAACTGCTGGTTATAAGTGCTTGTTCGACTGTACTTCGTAGGGATATGTCCCTTAATAGACGGTTATGGATCTGGTTGTTAGGACCTGAACCGATCACGACTGATTCTCCGTCGTCAGGACCCCATTATTCACGAGCAGAGTATTTCGCCAAGTTTGCACTTGAACCTTTGACAACAGGACTTCTGGAGATGATTGAGAGTGACCCGGAAGTTCCTGCTGAGAGAACTAGACCATATAAGATTTGTTTGAGTATTCTTGACAGATGGGAAATTGGTACGTCAGTAGTGCCTAAGATTCTGTTACCTGTTATTAAGAGTGTTCAACGGTACAGTAATGCGAATCGATCGGATGCTGAATATGAAGAAGTTCTTCGTAGTGCCGGTGCCTTATTCGATGGTGTCGAAGCTATTAATATCTGGAGCGATGTGTTGAACTTGATCTTGTCTGGCGGTGATGAAAATATGCAGCTGGTCTTGTTTATACTCCAGGTGTTTAACATTCGGGATGAAGAGATGATTGTAAACCATCTGCCTATGATCTTGCTGGCTTTGCTGTATAAAGAAGATCGGTCTGATGTGTGGTTTAAAATCACCTCTTTGATTCTGGACGCTATTCCTGACAGAGCATTTCTGCCAATTCACCATGCTGACCAGACTGTTAATGATGAGTCCAATGCAAGTCCGTTGGAGAGGATCCAGGAATATTACAAGCTGACGTCAGATGAAGCGGTTCTGCCTTTTAGTCCTGGTACTCTGTCGCTTTTACTGCTGAACAGGTTGGCTGAATTGACCCAGTCTGAACTGGAAAAACTTCACCAGAGTCACAGTAATCAAATTGATTcagctgttgatgtttATATTACTGCTAACGGCCCTAGTGAAACTGGTAGTAACACTGTGGATAGTGCTGAGACCGCAGCAACAAGTAATaatgaagacgatgcttctgccagtgctgGCGCTGGTGAACTGGCAGCATTGTTGTCAAGTCTTCTAGAAAAGATTCCTGAGCAGCAATCTTGGCGGAATCACGGCCTAGTAAATGCACTGATTAATCTTGGCCAACCAATTAGCTACACAACTCTATCAGGTGTGAttactttatttattactatcTACGACTCGTTCAATGAGGAAGAGGTTGATgagtttttattttccatTGCCAAAGTCTTATTTGCACAGTTGTCTACTTCCTCCAACAAGCACCAGGTAGAAATTGTCCAAGCCATTTGGGCTATACAGGAGAAGCTCGATGACCAGCGTGTCGAAAGTGCTTTGGTAACAGTCGTTTCTGAACCAGGTCATGATCCTCTAATAAAAGTTCGCGTATTTTCAATTCTTTGGCAACATTCTATCAACAGAGTGAATGCTAAAGTCATACTTGAACGGTATCTGTTTTTTGTGCTCGATCTGTTGTCTGAGGAAGATGACGGTGGTGATATTGCAACTCTAGTTCATCACTGGCTAAAATGTGTTGTAACTAGTGGAACTGCCAAACAACTCCTCGATTTTATCATTATTCATTTACTGGAGACAAATGAGAGTGGTGATATCAGATCGGTTATCTACTATCTTGACACGCTAATAAGAGTTCTCAGTTCCAACGCTGCCCTTCGCAGCACCTATGCAAATGAGGAACTAACGGGCAAAAAGTATCCACTAGTGATTTTCCACGAAATTGAACGTATCATGTACCGGTCTGCCGATTCTAATGACCGCGATTCTCAACATGCTCTAAACAGTTGTTTGGAATTACTCGACATAACCGAGGTGAAGCAAGAGTCGCGTCTTTTAGACCACTCGatgcttcttcttagcGTGTTAGGGTACTTTTATGGTTCTCGTGACATTGAGTCCCTACCTCAGGTATCAATCCTACGACTCTTGTCCAAATTTCTGTTACAGCTAAATAACGTGTCTCCTATTTGGAAACAAATCTACTCCAGTGATTTGTTTGCTGCCGAGAATACCGATTCTGGCCGTGACGAGGTGGCAAAGAAATCACTCCCTAAAACTCTATTCCAGTGCCTAGTAAATGGCCTCTCATCATCCAAAAATGAGTATGTCGTCCGAGCATGGGCTGATTTCCTAAAGGATATTTTGCCATTATTTGGACAAGGCGTCATCCAAGTCATTATTCCTTTGGTGGAATGCTTGTGCAAGGCAATCAGTCAGTCTTTTGATGAGACTCGCTCGTCTCTATTTGAGAACAAGAGCGATAAAAACAAGAGTATTGAAACCGCAGTGTTCTATCCGTATATGGATGCATTGGAACATTTGCTGGTGACGGCCCACGAAAAGGTAGACAGTCAGGACTGGCGTGGTGTGTCTGCtaaaaacaacaacgacCCAAGTTTTTTTGGAAATGTTATTAGCGGCGTTTTCGCTGTAGAGTCTCCTATCTCGCgtccagcagctgctaatgaTAGGTTAACTGTTCTACTCTGTTTCCAAGACGCTGTCCGAACTAGTTACAATGTTTGGAAATGTGCGGAACAAAGTTGCAAACCTTCTCATGATCCAACCGACTCTGTTGTATTTGTGTTGTCaccattgaaatcaagatCACGGAAGCTACTAGCAAAGTTGTACAGTTTGGAAACACTGGAGATGCTGGAATGCTTTATCGAGCTATCTCGTAGTTCCGGCGGTGATGTATTCAAGGTTCTTCATGTTTTAGACGGCTCGCGACCCAAGCTAACTATTCCATACCTTTTCAATGCTCTAATCAGCAGAATGAACTCTTCATCTCTAGAACCTGCTGATAAATCGACACTTACAACTGACCTAACCGACACTGAAATCATGGAATTCCTCATCAACTACCTCAAATCACTGGAAAATGATACCATTGAAGAGGTATGGTATGAATGTATGGGTTTTGTGCGTGAGGTGTATAATAATCAGAGTCTATACAGAATGGTTATTCCCAGCGTTCTCCGATTTACCGCTAAAATGGCGGAAAAAGTTGACGCAGTTAAATTCGGAAGTCAACGTAAAGTTCGCAAAGACCTATCTGACTTGTTTCTCAAGCTTCTTCATTTTGCATTGAATACTCGGTCTGCTGTTACTGTTGAAGCCAATATTACCAACGGTGAGACTGTTTCCACAGgagctactggtgctagcGCACCAGCACTCAGTGAAAAAGATATCGATGACGGCTCTGTGGATACTAGTGTGCCATCAACGCCTCACATGTCGAGCTCGACAACGTCACTCGCTCTTCAATACAACCAGGGAACAAGTGGTAGCTCCTCATTGAAGCAAGAAGACCTCATAAAAGCTCTAGAACAAATTGTCCCGTCGTTACGACTAATTATTAATGACCAGGATAAAACTCTAACAGCTATCACCAGCATAACCACCAATTTGGTCACCCCAGCATTGAGACAAAAGAACTACTCAAATGTATCACCTTCGCTCATGTCGTTACTCAAAACCATCACCCATCTCCCGTCGACACTCAAAGCATGGAAGGGCATTGTAGGAGACGCATTCCTAGACCCGCGATTTCTGGGTATTTCCATGTCACAGGCTTCTGAACTGTGGCAGCCAGTAATCTCCAAATGGAGCCAGTTCGATAAAGAACGAATCAAAGACTATGTTTCTCGTATCAGCTCCTACGGAACCAACTCAAATGTCCTGTTCAACTGGTCTGATCAAGAATCATCCATCCAGAGTCAAAACCTTGACAGACTGGCCTACCTCTTCATATGTGGCACTGGTGACGGGTTTGCTTTCAGTTTCAAGGACCTGATGACCAAATTCGAACTTCTCAGTGTCGGACGAAACACCCAGCATGTCTACCTTTGTCTCCGTGCAATAATTTTATCAGTTGACCCATCCCATCTCGCTCCAGTATGGACATTCCTCTACTCTCATCTGTCTAGTACATTCCTGGACTTTCTCGACCAGGACAAAAATGTTGATCTTGAAACGCTCGTGGCAGCCTGTCGTCTCCTCGATACGACTTTAGTCCTCAATCCTGAAGAGTTCCAGAGCTATGAATGGCTCTTCATCTCAGACTCTATGGACGCCATTTTCCGCAATGAAGACCGAGACCCTTCAGGTATTGTTGACCGTATCTCGGCTTCGAAACTGCTACCTCCGGCCCAAACTGTAAGTGGATGGAGGGCAtatttgcctccggcggctggggctccgccccagaccccatggctcctctcgcttcgctcgagtcggtgctgA
- the MTQ2 gene encoding Mtq2p (S-adenosylmethionine-dependent methyltransferase; subunit of complex with Trm112p that methylates translation release factor Sup45p (eRF1) in the ternary complex eRF1-eRF3-GTP; similar to E.coli PrmC; member of the seven beta-strand family; GO_component: GO:0005737 - cytoplasm [Evidence IEA,IEA]; GO_component: GO:0005737 - cytoplasm [Evidence IDA] [PMID 14562095]; GO_component: GO:0035657 - eRF1 methyltransferase complex [Evidence IPI] [PMID 17008308]; GO_component: GO:0005634 - nucleus [Evidence IEA,IEA]; GO_component: GO:0005634 - nucleus [Evidence IDA] [PMID 14562095]; GO_function: GO:0008757 - S-adenosylmethionine-dependent methyltransferase activity [Evidence IDA,IMP] [PMID 16321977]; GO_function: GO:0008168 - methyltransferase activity [Evidence IEA,IEA]; GO_function: GO:0003676 - nucleic acid binding [Evidence IEA]; GO_function: GO:0008276 - protein methyltransferase activity [Evidence IEA]; GO_function: GO:0008276 - protein methyltransferase activity [Evidence IDA] [PMID 15509572]; GO_function: GO:0008276 - protein methyltransferase activity [Evidence IDA] [PMID 17008308]; GO_function: GO:0016740 - transferase activity [Evidence IEA]; GO_process: GO:0032259 - methylation [Evidence IEA,IEA]; GO_process: GO:0018364 - peptidyl-glutamine methylation [Evidence IDA] [PMID 15509572]; GO_process: GO:0018364 - peptidyl-glutamine methylation [Evidence IDA] [PMID 17008308]; GO_process: GO:0006417 - regulation of translation [Evidence IDA] [PMID 15509572]; GO_process: GO:0006417 - regulation of translation [Evidence IDA] [PMID 16321977]): MLPTPTTDSVDYDLVYEPAEDSFLLLDLLEEQKEFLDTHFQTTQNGDKPHVVAGEVPLVLEIGTGSGIVTTFMHKNIIKQGLFLTTDLNLHACQASLTTSRENGGTPYLDTIRASLSSALRRRLVDVLIFNPPYVPNEQVPSRPDDDNSSSWLDLALEGGEDGMEVTNVLLDGLDSVLSDRGIAYILFCKRNNPEKVAESMAQRGWKTFCVGERRAGWEVLSVWRFMK; encoded by the coding sequence ATGTTACCTACTCCGACCACAGATTCGGTTGATTATGACCTTGTATatgaaccagcagaagaTTCTTTCCTACTTCTAGATCTTTTAGAGGAACAGAAGGAGTTCTTGGATACTCATTTCCAAACCACTCAGAATGGAGACAAACCTCATGTTGTAGCCGGAGAAGTTCCATTGGTGCTCGAAATTGGTACGGGATCTGGGATTGTTACTACGTTTATGCACAAAAATATCATAAAACAAGGATTATTTCTGACCACGGACCTAAATTTGCATGCCTGCCAAGCGTCATTGACTACGAGCCGGGAGAACGGAGGAACTCCATATCTAGACACAATTCGAGCCAGTTTATCCAGTGCTCTTCGAAGAAGATTGGTTGATGTCCTAATATTTAACCCTCCTTACGTTCCGAATGAGCAAGTACCTTCCAGACCAGATGACGATAATTCTAGTTCCTGGCTTGATCTGGCTCTCGAAGGTGGTGAAGACGGCATGGAAGTGACAAATGTGCTTCTGGACGGGCTCGATTCGGTGCTAAGTGACAGAGGAATAGCATATATCCTCTTCTGCAAACGAAATAACCCCGAAAAAGTCGCCGAGTCAATGGCCCAACGGGGATGGAAGACGTTTTGTGTCGGGGAGAGACGAGCCGGCTGGGAGGTGCTGAGCGTGTGGAGGTTCATGAAGTAG